In Sardina pilchardus chromosome 8, fSarPil1.1, whole genome shotgun sequence, a genomic segment contains:
- the LOC134089303 gene encoding tRNA (32-2'-O)-methyltransferase regulator THADA-like, whose amino-acid sequence MDTHCDTPELRQDLSSPHIDILELLLGKLTECRRGSLKRCKERSLQEAFKLLKERVRLESLERSQLLSLVKLLVAVQMEAVNIPVLCRKLDQMVQFIGEMNSDIVYEEIHQHINTLIHSDQIMSIGDLQLVSMFLESSTLGLGILRREIHCLLAKVAEVFVSSQEDNVLRNEGLCYQAVKVCLQIFQLLPKEVSSMVFGTEQANPVLTSILGFLMDIILGWSVNKDTRLLAGTAVAMLINTAPEEKVGRMAAWSLLQFTRPEPWKLTLGELQVECHCRTKDRWERLALSRGLLTACRKDILALPYLDPNRTCLLLDMFPVVSALCEESLEDHYYAFQVFTLWLKCLKECQPSTWEMGNVPLLGQGSSLQRQVIEIIWKNAQSPIEGITDSARNALCLFLEMYELDCQHHGDVDRVLYLEMLHRSIELPWETKAKYLFLCVLLPYFGSEVVLKSYFEFPAHLLKCLSTNQLSSCASEFYKLLIQELRKELCKKQASPPSEFELASTWSKYWQETLLEALTSDVKLLQTNAVSHLLPWTLRTFPSAPMMLLDFLDPTSQGHLKAWTCIMSTHRATCGESFWISKESHAFKTLQNALTCHDDGVRLAAFNLLCCSSKSKEMPNELEFSAMRQFIPLNLNSEAPPFRQQFYSAVKKFLCRVRDTCLAIVLKTKSKMGFSPEDENTLCKGVEFVDWVAELAFHYLNPGSKYQRKKTVLLLLSAVLETCSDTWSPEKKKGQPPANISNLITWARSKGGWDFFSKSKQLALINCLEDMTNELS is encoded by the exons ATGGATACACATTGTGATACTCCTGAACTAAGACAGGACCTCTCATCACCTCATATTGACATTCTGGAGCTTCTTCTCGGCAAACTAACAGAATGCAGAAG GGGCTCCCTGAAACGCTGCAAAGAGCGTTCGCTCCAGGAAGCTTTCAAACTTCTCAAAGAAAGAGTTCGGTTGGAGTCTTTGGAGAGGTCGCAGCTTCTCTCACTCGTGAAACTTCTTGTTGCTGTTCAGATGGAAGCGGTTAACATTCCTGTGCTTTGTCGAAAACttgaccag ATGGTCCAGTTCATTGGTGAAATGAATTCAGATATTGTTTATGAAGAGATTCACCAACACATTAATACCTTAATACACAGCGATCAG ATTATGTCAATTGGGGATCTCCAGTTAG TGTCTATGTTCCTGGAGAGTAGCACTCTTGGCCTAGGAATTTTAAGACGAGAGATCCATTGTCTACTTGCTAAAGTTGCTGAAGTCTTTGTGTCTTCTCAAGAAGACAATGTTTTGAGAAATGAAGGTTTATGTTACCAGGCTGTCAAG GTGTGTCTTCAGATTTTTCAGTTGTTGCCCAAAGAAGTGTCATCTATGGTGTTTGGGACAGAACAAGCGAACCCAGTTTTGACCAGCATTTTGGGGTTTCTCATGGACATCATTCTTGGATGG AGTGTCAACAAAGACACACGACTTTTGGCAGGCACTGCAGTGGCCATGCTTATTAACACTGCTCCAGAGGAAAAAGTTGGAAGGATGGCTGCATGGTCCCTCCTTCAGTTCACTAGACCAG AACCCTGGAAACTGACCCTGGGAGAACTTCAGGTAGAGTGTCATTGCAGAACGAAGGATAGATGGGAGAGACTGGCTTTGAGCCGAGGTTTACTGACTGCCTGCAGAAAGGACATtcttgccttgccttaccttGATCCCAACAGG ACTTGCCTTCTCTTGGATATGTTCCCTGTTGTTTCTGCTCTCTGTGAAGAGTCATTAGAAGATCACTACTATGCATTCCAAG TGTTTACCCTTTGGCTAAAATGCCTAAAAGAGTGTCAGCCATCTACATGGGAGATGGGCAATGTGCCACTACTTGGACAAGGCTCAAGTCTTCAGCGCCAAGTCATTGAAATCATATGGAAAAATGCACAGAGTCCA ATTGAGGGGATCACCGACTCTGCTCGCAATGCTCTGTGTCTATTTCTGGAAATGTATGAATTGGATTGTCAACATCATGGTGATGTTGATAGGGTACTCTACTTGGAAATGCTGCATCGTAGTATTGAGTTGCCTTGGGAGACCAAAGCCAAGTACTTGTTCCTCTGTGTTCTCCTGCCATACTTTGGCTCTGAAGTG gttttaaaaagttattttgAGTTTCCTGCTCATCTCTTGAAATGCCTCTCCACCAATCAACTTTCTTCATGTGCATCTGAATTCTATAAATTACTCATTCAAGAGCTACGGAAAGAGTTATGCAAAAAACAGGCGTCACCACCTTCAGAATTTGAACTAGCCTCTACATGGAGTAAATATTGGCAAGAAACTCTCCTGGAGGCATTGACCTCAGATGTGAAACTCTTGCAGACCAACGCAGTCAGCCACCTTCTACCCTGGACTCTGCGTACATTTCCATCTGCTCCAATGATGCTGTTGGATTTTCTGGACCCCACTTCACAGGGGCATCTTAAAGCATGGACCTGTAttatgagcacacacagagccacctgCGGAGAGTCTTTTTGGATATCTAAGGAAAGCCATGCATTTAAAACTTTGCAGAATGCCCTGACTTGTCATGATGATGGTGTTCGTTTGGCTGCTTTCAACTTGCTGTGCTGTAGTTCAAAATCCAAGGAAATGCCAAATGAATTGGAGTTCTCAGCGATGAGGCAATTTATCCCTCTCAATCTGAATAGTGAGGCACCCCCTTTTCGGCAGCAATTTTACTCTGCTGTGAAGAAGTTTCTCTGCAGAGTTAGAGACACTTGTTTAGCTATAGTGCTAAAAACCAAGAGCAAGATGGGCTTTTCTCCAGAGGACGAGAACACACTCTGCAAAGGCGTTG AGTTTGTGGATTGGGTAGCAGAACTTGCCTTCCACTACTTAAATCCTGGAAGCAAGTACCAGAGAAAGAAGACTGTTCTGTTACTGTTGTCTGCAGTGTTAGAGACTTGCTCTGACACCTGGAGccctgaaaagaaaaaagggcaGCCGCCAG CAAATATATCCAATCTAATCACTTGGGCCAGGTCAAAGGGAGGATGGgactttttttccaagtcaaaaCAACTGGCTCTTATCAACTGTTTGGAGGACATGACAAATGAGTTAAGTTAA